AAATGTCTCGGTAGAGGAAGAAGACCGGGTGGAACCAGGCTTGAGCGCCGGTTTTACCCACGGAGATAAAATTGCCATTACCCGGGTCCACAGAAAACTGGTCACCGAAGAGAAATCCGTCCCCTATGAAACAGAGCAGAAAAATGATTCCAGCCTGGCTCAGGGCCGCCGCAATGTAGAAGTGGACGGTAAGCCCGGCACACTGATTAAAACCTATGAGGTTATCGTGGCCGATGGCGAGGAAGAGAAGCGGGTTCTGGTAGATGAAGAGCTGGCAGAGGAGCCGGTCAACCGCGTGGTCCGGATTGGTACCAAAGTGGAAAGACCTGAGCCCGTTATTACCGCCAGTGCCAGAAGCGGCCGGGTAGGAGAGGTGATTGAAGGAGAGGCAACCTGGTATGGCCCCGGTTTCCATGGAAACCGTACCGCCAATGGTGAAATCTTTGATCAAAACGCCCTGACCGCGGCATTTCCCTCCCATTCCATGATGGGTCGCAACCTGCGGGTCACCAACACCCGTAACGGTCGTAGCGTTGTGGTGAGGGTAAATGACTTCGGCCCCAGTACCGGTGCCATCATAGACCTATCCAAAGCAGCGGCGGAGGCCATCGGTATGGTCAGCGCCGGCCGCGCCAACGTAAAAGTGGAAGTTCTGGAATAGAAACCAAAAACCGAAACAGGCTAATCACGCCGCAGTCCAAACGGACTGCGGCTTTTTTTATGCCCGAAAGTGGGACAAGGGGACAGGTCAACTGTCCCAAAATGGAAATATATAACACGAGACTATTCTTTGTTGGCTGGAAAAGTGGGACAAGGAACCTGTCCCCTTGTCCCAAGGGGTATAGGTCAAGAAAATTATGGAAATAATATGTGCGGGGAAGTTTAATTCTAAAAAAGCGGCTAATTTGACAAAACTTCGGGGATTTGGGTAAAATAAAGAAGCCGCGGGGAGGAATAAAGATGGAGCAAGTTTCCTTGCGTGCCCGGACAGGTGCTGAATCACCTATTTCAGCACGATATGCTCCGGTGGTTTTTCTGTTTGTT
This Dethiobacter alkaliphilus AHT 1 DNA region includes the following protein-coding sequences:
- a CDS encoding septal ring lytic transglycosylase RlpA family protein — encoded protein: MGKGIVLVFLLVALFLVVYPQVTVKNVTLVVDGEAEVIATRAGNVGEVLEEQGLYVRGNDILEPQEETSLVNEMEIILQRAVPVFVEVDGETRLVYSAADNVESLLGEVNVSVEEEDRVEPGLSAGFTHGDKIAITRVHRKLVTEEKSVPYETEQKNDSSLAQGRRNVEVDGKPGTLIKTYEVIVADGEEEKRVLVDEELAEEPVNRVVRIGTKVERPEPVITASARSGRVGEVIEGEATWYGPGFHGNRTANGEIFDQNALTAAFPSHSMMGRNLRVTNTRNGRSVVVRVNDFGPSTGAIIDLSKAAAEAIGMVSAGRANVKVEVLE